The following is a genomic window from Armatimonadota bacterium.
GCTGCTTCCGCGGGATTCACCTCGCCGGATGTAACTGTGACGTACATACCGTCCACCTCCTTGAACGGCGTGTACCCACGGATTCGCGAGTGGTAAACCGGTGCGGGATCCGTTCAAAGAACCGGACGGGCGGAAAGTCAGGTTGGAACCCGAAACCCGGAACCCGACCCTGACGCTACGCCAGTGACGCCAGGATGTCGCCGATGTCCTGGCGCACGCACGTGAAGATGGGGGTGTCCCGCAACGTGAAGAGGCTGCTTTCCGTCTCGCGCAGGGCCATCACCAGATCGAGGAAATCACCGGGTTCGTTCGTCTCGAATGCGACCACGAACTCCTGGTCGTCGAGCCCGAACGAATACGTGGTGTTCAGTTTCACGGACGGAAAGCGGTGCCCAACCGCGATGTGCACGTCCATCGCTTTCTGGCGCTCTTCCTTGCTCAGCAGATACCACGGCCGCGTTTTGAGGAACGGGTAGATGAACAGGTATTTTCGCGTTCCCGGGTTGAGCGACAGCCGGCGTCCCTCCTGGCCCGGGTGCTCGTGCTTGTCCACGTAAACGCTATGCTTGGTCTGGCTGAGGAAAGCATACGGCGAGGTGAGGTAACCCGCGAGCATCGTGTGGTTCAGCCTTGCCGTGTGAGCCTGCAAAGCGTCCGTGTCGTAAGCGATGCGCCACATCATGAAGTCGACTTCGGCGCGCAGGCCGACGAGGCTGTATGTGAACAGCATCTTGTCGTCGCCGCCGGTACCCATCGCATCCGCGTATTCACGGAGCGCCTCGTCTTTATCGGCCCTGGGAAGGCGCCGGAACGCGGGATCGAGGCGGTGGAACGAGAAGTGTACATACTGTCGCTTGTTCTGTTGAAGGTCCATTGGGTTGTCCGGGTGAGGAAATCGATTGCCGGCACGGCTGACGCAGGAGTCAGCCGCCTGTCTTTGCTACCTCCCGGAACACAACGGAGGAGGTGCCGGTTCCAGTAGCCACCGGCACGGCCACCCGCGTCCCGACACCGCGTTCAGGCGGACTTGCGGCGTCGGATCAGGGCAAGAAGCGGCAGGGCGCCGACGGCCAGCAAAGCCACGGAGCGGGGTTCGGGAATAGACTGGCTGGAACCGCTCCGCCACCAGAAGGGCACGAACAGGCGATGGCTGCTCACGGCGCTGACAGGGACATCCGCGAACGCCGTTGACAGCGGAAGCTCGTACGGCGCTTCAGACAGGAATCCGGACTCTGTTTCATACGGAATTACGAGGCCCGCGTAACGCCGCCTCGACTCGGAACTCGGCTTGACCTTCGCCACGCGGTAAGGCTTGGGCACGAATTTGAGGTGCGAGAGGAACGGGTTGCCGCACCGGGAGTGCAGCACCGGTGTGCCATCGCGAAGCGCGATCACGCGCTGGCCCTTGCGCATCGTCTTGAGTTTGGCGTATTTCCGGCCGTCCTTGCCGGCCATCCAGACGGTATACGGGCGCGTGGCGGGGATCACCGCTTCCACGAGGCCGGTGCGGAAGTAGGTCATCAGGTCCTGGCGAGACATGTGGAAGTGGTTGGCGTAACGGTCCTGTAGCTTTGGGCTCCCCTCCAATTGCTTCATCACACCCTGGACCGTGCCCGGCTGTTTCGGCAGGAAGGAGTAGGGCGGCGATGGCAGCGCCTTGGCCGGTCGCGCGCCCACGACAGTCTTAGCGGAAGCTGGAGACGCTGCGCACGAGGCTATCAGCGCGAAGGATATCAGTGCGCGATTCATGGTTTGCCTTCCTTGAGTTCTCCAACAGCGCCGGGACCGATTGCGGCGCCCGGCGTCTCAAACGGCACGGTCTCGGTGGATACGCTCGCGGCCGAAGGCACCTCCAGCGCAACCCTTCGCGCGGCCCCGATGCGGCCTTCCTTGTCCGTGCCCCACACCACTAACGTGATCGCGCCGGGGAGTAGGCCGGGAATACCCGGGGCGTTGCGGCGAAGTTTGATGCGGGTTGCGGTCGGAAGAATATCGGACTTGTGTATCTGGTTCCCGCCGCGGTAAAGCGCGTAGATGAAACCTTCCGCCGGGCCGGGTCCGCTGACGGCGAATATCACCGGGTCGGCGATCCGAACCGGGCTTCCCTTCGCGAGCGCGGCCTTGCCGGCGGGATCGTCGCACGAGAGCGAGACGGAGGGACCGCCCTGGGCCGGCGGCAATGTCAGGACCGCGGGGTCCGGCGTGCTGGCAAGCGGCTCGACAATGGGGGCCTGAGGTGAGGCGCCCGGTGCGTGCGGATCGATGAAAAGCGTTACCGTTGCCGTCGCTGTGTGCGGGTTGCCGCCCTGCGTCTTGGCCCAGGCTTCCACGAAATGGTAGCCATCTTTGAGCGTGCCGGTGTCCAGTTGGGCGCTCCACGGCGCTGTCGTGCGCCGGCTGATTTCCTCATTGTCAACGCGAACACGGGACTCGGCGAGGTCGGCTCCGCCGAGGCACACGAAAACATTGAGAAGGACCTTGTCGCCCTTGTAGATGGGAAGGTCCGAACGCCAATAGGAAAAACCTAGTCCCGTGCGGTACGTTCGCAGTTCGCCCGATGGGGTTCGCACCTCGGGCACAACCGCAACGCCGGGAACGTAATCTTCCGAATGCGCGGTGCCGGCAGAACACAGCAGTGCCGCCACGGCGGGCACCACTCGAAGGGCGCGCGGGGACACGCGGCAGTTCAGCATCTTCACTACGCGGCCAGGTCGCGTACGTAGCATAATTCCACCTCCCTGGCACCGGCCAGGTTCAACTGGAGCAGAGCAAACACATCAAGGCCCATTCTTGATGTATGCCTGCTACCTCTCATTGTACAAGATTCGTGCCATCCGCCTCACAGCCGCTCAGTTCGTGCGGTAGGGCACACGACTTTGACCAGGTCTTTGCGACCCGACGGGGCGGCGGCAGGTGTATTGGCACGAAATACATAAATCCATGTGTACTAATTGTCGGATTCCGGGAGATCGAAACATATGTATGGATCAGAGCTCTTGCTTTGGCCCACGCAGAACCCTGCCGGCAGGCGTCAACTTGGTCATTGACTGCGGCGGTGCGCGCGTTGTTCTATCTGGGGGCGACGGGCCGAGGAGGCAAGGTTGCGAGTGGGAACGGGGAACGTGCCGACCCGGCGGCGCGCGGGCGAATTCGCTGCGAAGGAGAGTGCAAAGTGCCCCTTCGGACACTCATCATTCATCACTCCGCATTCATCACTTCGGAGGTCAGGCGTCGTTTAGCCGCAGCACGCTCATGAAGGCTTCCTGGGGGATGCTTACGCTTCCAATGCTCTTCATGCGCTTCTTGCCTTCCTTTTGCTTCTCTAGCAGCTTGCGCTTGCGCGTGATGTCGCCGCCGTAGCATTTGGCGATCACGTTCTTGCGCATCGCGGAGATCTGGGCGCTGGCGATGACCTTCGCGCCGATGGAGGCCTGAATCTTGATGTCGATCATCTGGCGCGGCAGGATTTTCCGCAGTTTCTCGGTCATCAGTTTGCCGCGCGCGTAGGCGTTGTCGCGATGGGTTATGAAGGAAAGTGCGTCCACGATCTCGCCGTTCAGAAGGATGTCCAGTTTCACGAGGTGCGACTCGATGTAGCCGCTGAACTCGTAGTCGAAACTGGCGTAGCCGCGCGTTCGGGACTTCAACTGGTCGAAGAAATCCATGAGGATTTCACTCAGCGGAAGATCGTAGGTCAGGATCACGCGGGTGGTGCCGCTGTACTCCATGTTCTTGAACGCGCCGCGCCGGCCCTTGCAGAGTTCCATCACGGTGCCCACGTAGTCGGACGGCACGATGATGGTGGCGGCCACGAATGGCTCCTCCATCAGTTGGATCTTCTGCGGCGGCGGCATGAGGGCGGGATTGTCGACCATCAGCACGGCCCCGTCGGTCTGCGTGATTCGGAACAGGACGCTGGGAGCAGTGGCGATGAGCTCCAGGTTGAACTCGCGCTCCAGGCGCTCCTGTACGATCTCCATGTGAAGCAATCCGAGGAAGCCGCAGCGGAATCCGAAGCCCAGCGCGGCGCTGGTTTCGGCCTCCCAGGAGAGGGCGGCGTCGTTCAATTGCAGGCGGCCGAGTGCGTCGCGCAAGTCCGGATACTGGTCGCCCTCGATGGGATAGAGGCCGCAGTAAACCATCGGCTTGGCCTTTCGGTAGCCGTGCAGGGCCGTGTGCGCTCCGCGCTCGGCTGTAGTGATGGTGTCGCCGACGGGGGCGTCCGCCACGTCCTTCAGCGCGCCGTGCAGGAAGCCGACCTCGCCGGTGCTGAGGCCGTCCACGTCGGCCATTTGCGGGCGGAACACGCCGACGCCGTTCACCTCGAAGACCTTGGTCGTGGACATCATCTTGATCTTCATGCCAGCCTTCAGCGCGCCGTCGATCACGCGGACGTAGGCGACGACGCCGAGGTAGGGATCGTAGTGGCTGTCGAAGATGAGTGCCCGCAGCGGCGCCATCGGCTCGCCCTTTGGCGGCGGCACGCGGTGCACGATCGCCTCCAGAATCTCGGCGACGCCGGTGCCTTCCTTGGCGCTGCAGAGGATGGCTTCCTCGCCCGGGATGGCCAGCAGGTCCTCGATTTCCTCTACCACGCGCTCGGGGTCTGCCGCGGGGAGGTCGATCTTGTTGATGACCGGGATGATGGTGAGGTTGTGCCCCATCGCGAGGTTGACGTTGGCCAGCGTCTGCGCCTCAACGCCCTGGGCTGCATCGACCACAAGGATCGCGCCTTCACAGGCAGCCAGGCTGCGGCTGACCTCGTAGGAAAAATCGACGTGGCCCGGCGTATCGATGAGGTTTAGGGTGTATTCCTGACCATCCTTAGAGCGGTACGGCACGCGTACGGCAGCCATCTTGATGGTGATGCCACGCTCGCGCTCGAGGTCCATGCTGTCGAGTATCTGCGCCTGCATGTCGCGCCCGCTGATGGCGCCGGTCTGTTCAAGGATGCGGTCGGCCAGAGTCGATTTGCCGTGGTCGATATGGGCTATGATGCAGAAGTTGCGAATATGTGATTGTGATTGATCCATAAATCCCCAAAAAAGCCGCCCGAACGGACGGCTGAGTTCCCCTCTATTCTACCAGATTGGCGGACTGTCTGGAAACGTTGTAATGATTTGGATTGACAGGGCACTCATCCAACGCGGAGGAACGCGGAGGAACGCGGAGGAACGCAGAGGTTTCGCGGAGGGAATGCTATTGGCCCGGATGGCGTTCCGCGTAGCACAATAGGGGCAGAAACGTCCGCTTGATCCCATCACTGTCAAAGAGGTACGAAACGATGCGACTTTACCTGGCTGCCACCTTGTTCGCGCTGAGTGTGTTCGGCGCCCGCGCGGAAATCGTATTCGTAAACCCTAAGGCGACCGGCACGCCTCACGACGGTAGATCGTGGGGTACGGCGTTTCTTACCATTCCCCAGAATTACACGCCCGGCACCGAGGTCTGGGTGGCCGCAGGCGTGTACTCCGGCCGGTATACGTTTGGCGCAGGGATGTCGTATTACGGAGGCTTTGCCGGCACGGAGACTTCGCGTGACCAGCGGGACTGGGTCCGCAATAAGACCGTTCTGGACGCCGCTGGAACGCCGTCCTGCTTCTCGACCAGCAAGGGTTCAGGACGCGATACTGCCGTTGACGGGTTCACCATCAGGCACGTTGTGAACCACAGTGCCTCTCCTCTCGGCGCCGTGGTCTGCTATGGCGCGACAGTCCTGCGCCATCTCACTATCAGCGGTCTGGATATGTGGCCGGGTGCATCGGTGATATACGTGATGAAGGGCGCCAACCCGCTCATTCAGGACTGCGTTATCACTTCGAATCCCACGGACGCCATCTGGTGCGCGGACGGTTCAGCGTCGGAGATCCGGGGCTGCCTCCTTCGCGACAACGACGGGATCGGAATCTACGCGGGCAACGGCGACCTGGTTGCCGTGGGCAACTTGATCTCCGGCGGCACGTACGGTACCGGCATCGAGGCGTATGTTGGCACGGTTGCCATCGAAGGCAATGTCGTGCAGGGCAACGCGGACCGGGGCGTTGTAGTGTACGACTGCACCGGCCACGTGACCAGCAATCGGATCATAGGCAACGCCGGTTCGGGTGTTTCGGTCAGTGGGGATAGCATGCTAGTCGCCAACAACCTGATCGCGGACAACCGGTCGCCGTGGAGCTACACCGGAGGTATCTTCTGCGGAGGCGGCTCGCCGCAGATCGTGAACAACACGATTGTGGGCAACGGTGGTCCCGTCGGGGCTGGCGGAATCTACGTTGTTGACGAGAATCGCAGCCTTACTTCGAAGCCGTTCGTGGCCAACAATCTCGTCGCGTTCAATGATGCAGGGGTGGTGAACGGTTACTACCCGGCGTCGCCTGTCCTCAGCCACAACTGCGTGTTCGGAAACGGTGCCGATTACGTGGACCTGGCCGATGCGACGGGCAAGGATGGGAATATCAAGGCTGATCCGCGACTCGCCCTGCCGGATTTCGGCAACTTCCATATCCAGCCGGACTCGCCGTGCCGCGGCGCGGGCGACGTGGGATCGGCTCCAGGCTGGCCGGATATTGACGGCCAACCGCGCGTCCAAAACGGGGCCGTGGACATCGGCGCCGATGAATCCGGCGGAACGCTCTGGCCCTCAAGCCCGATCGTCGTACGCGTCAAGCTGGGCGGCAATGATGCCAACGACGGCTCCTCATGGTCGCTCGCCAAGCGCACCGTTCAGGGCGGCATCGACGCGCTTGCCACCGCAGGCGGCGGACAGGTATTCGTTGACGGCGGCGTGTATTCCGAGCGGATTCGCTTGGGTCCTTATACCCGATTGCGATCCGCCGTCAACCGTTTTGGGGGCCTCTTGCCGCACCCGATCATTGACGCCGGAGGCCTCGGCGCAGCACTCACGATTTCCGCCGGAGGCGCCCGCACGATGGTAGACGGGTTCGAGTTCCGTAACGGAAGCGCCGTCAACGGCGGCGGCATATCTATCGGGGCGGGGTCGTCCGCCGAGATTCGCGACGTCAACATCACGAATTGCGCGGCGAGCTCATCAGATCCCGACGTCTACAGCCACGGCGGCGGCATCAGCGCAAACTCATCCACGCTCACGCTGAAGGACTGCGCCATCTCAAACTGCCAGGCCCGCATTGGCGGCGGGCTTTATGCTCGGTTGTCCAGCGTTTCCGCAAGCCGTTGCGCATTCGTCAACAATGATGCGGTCACCGAGAACGACCAAGTTGGCGGTGGCGGCGGGATCTTTTCCTCAGGAAGTGCGATCCTGGAGCAGTGTACGTTCATCGGCAATACGGCCACGGGCGGGGGAGGAGGCGGGTCCCTGAACTCCCTCACCGGGGGACCGAGTTCTATCAGCCGGTGCACCTTTGCCGACAACTCAGCAGGTGTGTCCGGGGGCGGTATGATCGTCGCGTTCGGCGGCCAGGATGTCAGGGTCGCTGATTCGCTGTTCGCGCGGAACAAGGCGGGAAAAACGGGCGGCGGCTTGTACCTGCCGTTTGGGATTGGACGCGTTGTCGGCAACACGTTCACCGGCAACCAGGCTTCGTTCGGCGGAGGAATGGCTTTGGTAAACGGCCGTCCCGCCATCGAGAACAACATTTTGGCGTTCAACTCTTCGGGCATCGATGGCGGTTCGGAATACGGTTGGTATTCTGATGATACCTACTGGCACGGCAAGTTCAACTGCGTCTTTGGAAACGCGGGAGGCGACTACGCAGGCCCGGGGCACCCGCTGGACGGCAACGGCAACATCCACGTGGATCCGCTGTTCGCCAACGCCGCCACCGGAGACTATCGGCTCCAGTCCGCATCGCCTTGCGTGGATGCTGGTGATCTCGCGGTAGCGCTGCCCGGTGAAACCGACCTGGACGGCTCGCCCCGGGTCAGGGGACGGAGCGTGGACATCGGGGCATTGGAATCGCCCTACACGACGCCAACTTTACGGTGGCCGGACGCCTGGCGCGCCCTCGGGATCGCAGCGGGCCTGGCGGCAGCCAACCTTACCGATTCCTCCATCGATATCGACCGGTCTGGCCGCGTGGATTTGCGCGATGTGGTCGCGATCGTCCGAATACTGACTCGGTAGACTAGACTGAGGCCTATGATCTACCTCATTACGGACAACATCCTGTTCTCCAGCAAGATAATGGCGAACCTCAACGCTAACGCCCTCGAGGTCATGTCTTTCGCCGCCCCAGCTCCGCTACGCGCTGCCATCGCAGAGAAGCAGCCTGTCTGCGTGCTTGTGAACCTCAACGCCCGAACCTATGACGCCATCGAACTCGTCAAGGAGTTGAAGGCGGCCGGACACACGGTCGTGGCCTTCTGCGGCCATTCGGATACAACGACCCGCGAGGCAGGCGTCGCCGCCGGCGCGGATAAGGTGATCGCCAACAGCGCCATCACGATGAATGCCGCCGGCGCCCTCAAAGATGCCGGCGTGCTGAGCTGAGGGAAAACGGGGGAGGCGCGACACCCAGGTCGCGCCTCCCCCTGCCGGTACCACGCGTCAGCGTTTCGCTTCGCGCCGGCTATTCGGCGCCGCGTAGCCGCTGTACATGGTCGGCCTCGCCTGGGGCAGGGCCGCGCGAAGTCTGGACACCCATTCGTGAGCGAGTGCCTTCGTGGTGGTTTTATCCGCCGCAGCGTCATTGCTTGTGACGTCGATCAGCAGGCTGTTCCCCACGTAAATGGCATGACCACTCGCTTGTTCGCGCACCCGGATATTGTCCGGCGTCAGCCGTTCATATCCCAGGATATAAGCGAGGCGGTCATTCATCAAGTCCACGCGCTTCGTGGCGGACAGATCCGCGGCCGGCGCGCGCACGATGAAGCAAAGACTGTTCGCCACCACGCATTTGTTCTGCATGGTGTAATCGCTTGCCGGTTGCGCAACGGCTTTTCCCGCTGCCAAAGTCAGTGCAACCGCTCCCATCAACAGCACCTTCATGGTCACCTCCGGTCAGATGCCTCAAGGTACGCCGCGATGGCGTACCATTTAGAGATACCCCCGGTCGTGAGGAGGGTAATCATGGGGGGCGAAGGGGCGGAGGGGGCGATGGGGAGACGCGGCGAGGGGGAGATTCCGGTGGCGTGGGCGTCTCGCCCGCGAAAGGCTGCTCCTGACATGCGCCGCCCGGTCCGCTGGACCCGCCAGTCGTAACTGGCGACTCTTCAAGGGATTTGCCCTCCGGGCCGTGGAATCCGCCTGCCCGGAGGGCAAATAACTGCTCAGTCGCCCGGATTCATCCAGCGGGTTCCGGCGCGTCCTGTATGCCCTTCTACACGCATCATTCCGAACACCCACGTCACTGCAGTGCATGGTTTTCCGACCGCGCCGCTGCTCGGAGGGACGCCAAACTGGGTGCGCTGCCGCCGGCATGATATAATCTGGTTAGGCAGCGAGTGTCAGCGCCATGCACCACCGATCAGGGACCTGGTAGGCTGGCATGCGGTTTCCAACGGCGCAAAGGGACCGATGATTGCGAGGCTACAAACCGTAGAGAAAGCGGTGGCAGAGTTGACTGCGGCGGAAATCGCGACTTTCCGGCGCTGGCTTGCGGAGTTCGACGCCTCGGTCTGGGACGACCAGATTGAAGCGGACGCATCCGCCGATAAGCTTGATCCTCTTGCAGATGGGGCTCGCGGTGATTATCACGATTGGAGGGCGCGGCAATGATCACGGTCAAGACAAGGGGTATAACCGAGGGGGACGGCACGCTGACGGTTTCCATCCCCACGCACCTGCGCGACACCGTCTTTGATGTCGTCATCACCCTGGACGCGGTTGAGCCCCAATCTCCCGCTGACTACCCGCCAGGGTTCATCGAGGCCACGTTCGGGTGTCTCCCGGAACTCGTCCGTTTGCCACAAGGCGAATCCGACACACGTGAGCCGCTTTCGTGCTGAACTACCTGCTCGACACTAATGCGTGCATCCGGTACCTTTCGGGCAGAAGCGAACTCCTGCGGGACAGACTGCGGGCTACACCTCCCGATCAGATAGCTGTTTGCACGGTGGTAATGGCGGAGCTGTTTGCTGGAGCGGGGAAGAGTAACAACCCGGAGAGCGCGCTAGCCAAGCAGCGATCTTTTTTATCCGCGTTCACGATGCTGGTGTTCGATGAGCGTGCCGCGGAAGCGTACGGGCACATCCGTTCCTATCTCGAACTTAACGGTACGCCAATCGGCCCCTATGATCTTCAGATCGCCGCAATTTCCGCTGCAAACAACCTCACTCTGGTCACGCACAACACGGGTGAGTTCTCCCGCGTACCGGGCCTTAGCATTGAAGACTGGGAAACCTAAGCCGACTTCACCACTACGCGTTAAGCGAGTACCATAGACAACACTTTGTGGTTTATGCTCCTGTGGTTGATTCTCCGGTCCACCCCTCCCGGTTGACCGCTCCCCCCTGCATGCCCTAGCCTGAACGCGGCCCTTCGGGCCCCAGGAGTCCGGCATGCCCGTCGCGGTCTATACAACTAAAGACCTGCGCTCACAGTCACGCTTCGGCTGGCGCGATGCCGCCGTCTTCGTGGCGCTGTTTGCCGTGCTCTACGGCGTGCTGCATGTCATCCACGGCGCGCGAACGCCGTTCATTCCGGGGCGCGAGACGGTCATCGACCTCTCCCCGGCCGCGCTGCCCGGATACGCGTTCCGCTCGCTGGTGCGCATGTTCCTCGCGTTTTTTGCCAGCATCGTCTTCACCCTCGTCTACGGTTACGTCGCCGCGTACAACAAGCGGGCGGAGAAGGTGATGGTCCCGCTGCTGGATATCCTGCAGTCGGTCCCGGTACTGGGCTTCCTGAGCGTAACGGTAACCGGATTCATGGCGCTGTTCCCCAACTCGGCGATGGGCCTCGAATGCGCTAGCGTATTCGCGATCTTCACCGGGCAGGCGTGGAACATGACGTTCTCGTTCTACCACTCGCTGAAGATACTGCCGCGTGAGCTGCGGGAGGCGGCGACCGTCTACCGCCTGACGTGGTGGCAGCGCTTCACGAAGCTGGAAGTGCCGTTCAGCATGATCGGGCTGGTGTGGAACGGGATGATGAGTTTCGGCGGCGGCTGGTTCTTCCTGGCGGCATCGGAAGCGATCACCGTGCTGGGGAAGGACCCGAAGCTTCCGGGCATCGGATCGTACATGGCGGTCGCCATCCAACGCGGCGATAACGGAGCCATCATGTGGGCTATCGGCACGATGGTGCTGGTGGTTATCACGGTGGACCAGTTATTCTGGCGTCCCGTGGTGGCGTGGTCGCAGAAGTTCAAGTTTGAGCAGACGGAATCGGCAAACGAACCTTCCTCCGTGGTCCTTGATGTTCTGCGGAACAGTGCACTCATCGGATGGGCGGAGCGTCGGGTGTTCGCCCCTCTCGCAGGCTGGTTGGATCGCGTGACGCTGAAGGCGGAGCAATCCTCCGGCGCAGGCCCGGCGGGAAAGGCGGCGGCCCGGTTCATCGGGGTCGTGCTGCTGGGCGCGCTCACGTTGGCGGCGGCCTTTTTCGCCGCGAAGGGCGCGCTTTCAATAGGCTCGCACCTGAAGGTCGCGCTGGTGGTTCATGTGTTGGGTTTGGGATTCCTCACGTTGGCGCGCGTGTTGGTGGTCGTCGTGGTTTCCACGCTTATCTGGACGCCGATCGGGGTGCGCATCGGCTTTTCGCCGAAGCTCGCGAAAGTGGCGCAGCCTCTGGTTCAGATCGGCGCGTCATTCCCGGCGAACCTGGTGTTCCCGCTGGTAGTGCTGGCTTTCGTGCGGTTCCACGTGGACCTGAACTGGGGGAGCATCCTGCTCCTGATGCTGGGAACGCAGTGGTATATCCTGTTCAACGTCATCGCGGGCGCGATGAGC
Proteins encoded in this region:
- a CDS encoding type II toxin-antitoxin system VapC family toxin produces the protein MLNYLLDTNACIRYLSGRSELLRDRLRATPPDQIAVCTVVMAELFAGAGKSNNPESALAKQRSFLSAFTMLVFDERAAEAYGHIRSYLELNGTPIGPYDLQIAAISAANNLTLVTHNTGEFSRVPGLSIEDWET
- a CDS encoding PEP-CTERM sorting domain-containing protein (PEP-CTERM proteins occur, often in large numbers, in the proteomes of bacteria that also encode an exosortase, a predicted intramembrane cysteine proteinase. The presence of a PEP-CTERM domain at a protein's C-terminus predicts cleavage within the sorting domain, followed by covalent anchoring to some some component of the (usually Gram-negative) cell surface. Many PEP-CTERM proteins exhibit an unusual sequence composition that includes large numbers of potential glycosylation sites. Expression of one such protein has been shown restore the ability of a bacterium to form floc, a type of biofilm.), with translation MNRALISFALIASCAASPASAKTVVGARPAKALPSPPYSFLPKQPGTVQGVMKQLEGSPKLQDRYANHFHMSRQDLMTYFRTGLVEAVIPATRPYTVWMAGKDGRKYAKLKTMRKGQRVIALRDGTPVLHSRCGNPFLSHLKFVPKPYRVAKVKPSSESRRRYAGLVIPYETESGFLSEAPYELPLSTAFADVPVSAVSSHRLFVPFWWRSGSSQSIPEPRSVALLAVGALPLLALIRRRKSA
- a CDS encoding right-handed parallel beta-helix repeat-containing protein, coding for MRLYLAATLFALSVFGARAEIVFVNPKATGTPHDGRSWGTAFLTIPQNYTPGTEVWVAAGVYSGRYTFGAGMSYYGGFAGTETSRDQRDWVRNKTVLDAAGTPSCFSTSKGSGRDTAVDGFTIRHVVNHSASPLGAVVCYGATVLRHLTISGLDMWPGASVIYVMKGANPLIQDCVITSNPTDAIWCADGSASEIRGCLLRDNDGIGIYAGNGDLVAVGNLISGGTYGTGIEAYVGTVAIEGNVVQGNADRGVVVYDCTGHVTSNRIIGNAGSGVSVSGDSMLVANNLIADNRSPWSYTGGIFCGGGSPQIVNNTIVGNGGPVGAGGIYVVDENRSLTSKPFVANNLVAFNDAGVVNGYYPASPVLSHNCVFGNGADYVDLADATGKDGNIKADPRLALPDFGNFHIQPDSPCRGAGDVGSAPGWPDIDGQPRVQNGAVDIGADESGGTLWPSSPIVVRVKLGGNDANDGSSWSLAKRTVQGGIDALATAGGGQVFVDGGVYSERIRLGPYTRLRSAVNRFGGLLPHPIIDAGGLGAALTISAGGARTMVDGFEFRNGSAVNGGGISIGAGSSAEIRDVNITNCAASSSDPDVYSHGGGISANSSTLTLKDCAISNCQARIGGGLYARLSSVSASRCAFVNNDAVTENDQVGGGGGIFSSGSAILEQCTFIGNTATGGGGGGSLNSLTGGPSSISRCTFADNSAGVSGGGMIVAFGGQDVRVADSLFARNKAGKTGGGLYLPFGIGRVVGNTFTGNQASFGGGMALVNGRPAIENNILAFNSSGIDGGSEYGWYSDDTYWHGKFNCVFGNAGGDYAGPGHPLDGNGNIHVDPLFANAATGDYRLQSASPCVDAGDLAVALPGETDLDGSPRVRGRSVDIGALESPYTTPTLRWPDAWRALGIAAGLAAANLTDSSIDIDRSGRVDLRDVVAIVRILTR
- a CDS encoding ABC transporter permease subunit, producing the protein MPVAVYTTKDLRSQSRFGWRDAAVFVALFAVLYGVLHVIHGARTPFIPGRETVIDLSPAALPGYAFRSLVRMFLAFFASIVFTLVYGYVAAYNKRAEKVMVPLLDILQSVPVLGFLSVTVTGFMALFPNSAMGLECASVFAIFTGQAWNMTFSFYHSLKILPRELREAATVYRLTWWQRFTKLEVPFSMIGLVWNGMMSFGGGWFFLAASEAITVLGKDPKLPGIGSYMAVAIQRGDNGAIMWAIGTMVLVVITVDQLFWRPVVAWSQKFKFEQTESANEPSSVVLDVLRNSALIGWAERRVFAPLAGWLDRVTLKAEQSSGAGPAGKAAARFIGVVLLGALTLAAAFFAAKGALSIGSHLKVALVVHVLGLGFLTLARVLVVVVVSTLIWTPIGVRIGFSPKLAKVAQPLVQIGASFPANLVFPLVVLAFVRFHVDLNWGSILLLMLGTQWYILFNVIAGAMSVPGDLREAAMVFHLKGWTMWRTLILPAIFPAWVTGALTAAGGAWNASIVAEVADWGHNHLVAKGLGAFLAESTRTGDWPAIIVSIATMSAFVVALNRCLWKPLYAIAEERYRLG
- the lepA gene encoding translation elongation factor 4, which produces MDQSQSHIRNFCIIAHIDHGKSTLADRILEQTGAISGRDMQAQILDSMDLERERGITIKMAAVRVPYRSKDGQEYTLNLIDTPGHVDFSYEVSRSLAACEGAILVVDAAQGVEAQTLANVNLAMGHNLTIIPVINKIDLPAADPERVVEEIEDLLAIPGEEAILCSAKEGTGVAEILEAIVHRVPPPKGEPMAPLRALIFDSHYDPYLGVVAYVRVIDGALKAGMKIKMMSTTKVFEVNGVGVFRPQMADVDGLSTGEVGFLHGALKDVADAPVGDTITTAERGAHTALHGYRKAKPMVYCGLYPIEGDQYPDLRDALGRLQLNDAALSWEAETSAALGFGFRCGFLGLLHMEIVQERLEREFNLELIATAPSVLFRITQTDGAVLMVDNPALMPPPQKIQLMEEPFVAATIIVPSDYVGTVMELCKGRRGAFKNMEYSGTTRVILTYDLPLSEILMDFFDQLKSRTRGYASFDYEFSGYIESHLVKLDILLNGEIVDALSFITHRDNAYARGKLMTEKLRKILPRQMIDIKIQASIGAKVIASAQISAMRKNVIAKCYGGDITRKRKLLEKQKEGKKRMKSIGSVSIPQEAFMSVLRLNDA
- a CDS encoding chlorite dismutase family protein, which encodes MDLQQNKRQYVHFSFHRLDPAFRRLPRADKDEALREYADAMGTGGDDKMLFTYSLVGLRAEVDFMMWRIAYDTDALQAHTARLNHTMLAGYLTSPYAFLSQTKHSVYVDKHEHPGQEGRRLSLNPGTRKYLFIYPFLKTRPWYLLSKEERQKAMDVHIAVGHRFPSVKLNTTYSFGLDDQEFVVAFETNEPGDFLDLVMALRETESSLFTLRDTPIFTCVRQDIGDILASLA